In Lycium barbarum isolate Lr01 chromosome 9, ASM1917538v2, whole genome shotgun sequence, the DNA window aatcaaatcataatgtaatgcaatgcaatattgatatgaatgcaatgccaaGCTATGCAATGCGGTGTACAcatactccggacgaaaatatcgaagTCTCGGTAGAACAAcctagcgtgactcgcgaagtctaagtgccacccgtcccggatcttttcccaacagacagatgaGACCTCAGATCTTTGCCTACGGGGGCTTCTCACCGGCATCAACCTAGGGGACCCGCGGATTCCATGCACTAACAGCGATTTCGGAACTAACATctgatatcggccatgcaacaacgattcctgaattgatcatcggacatcgacctctcacatcactcaagtaaaagagtttcatcaagtatccatttcacacaatcaacgattccaggaTGAACATCGAATATCGGCCACCTCACGTCACTTAAAATAGTTTTATCAAGTACAGTTTCACTCAAACAATGATTCCGGGATGAACCTCAGAAATCGGCCATGCagtagtgtatcatgaaaatgagagtgcatgcaatgcatggATCAACAATCGACAATCATGCcccatatcacaagtaccaacaatgggtaagcCACAATacatccgaatcacaaataccaacaatgcgtatgccaactatatcataatcaagatgataaaatatAATGCAATATCTATCAAAAACTCACGGCTGCAAGCCAACACAATAGCACAACCAAACACAATACAACGGGGTGAATGGAACCAAACACACAACAGATTAAGCAAGTCGATACACATTGTTACCACTTTCTTTGAACTCCGCCTAATAGCTGAAAACAAGTAAATTCACCACTTACGCACAATCACTTCCCCACACTTAATCCAGAACTTAGTCACAACCCTTGGTActttttatccttccatttatcaactagtttcgttattaatggtataacacgATTGTCCACATATTACGAAATTTCCTATCGTAAGTCATAAATGAATTATGTATTGTCCGCTACTCCCAAGTTACATAAATTCCACCAACATTTAAGaacttttttttaatgaaaaccaCCAAGGTGGCATTTTATTCAAAACAAAAGAGTATGTACAAAatcaaaaagaaaggaaaaataaaaaataaaaagatcaaAACATTCAGAAATAACAACCAAACCAAGCTAATCAACTAGAAACTCCTGGATAGTTGAATTTCCTCCAATATTCACACCTCAAAGATCTCACCAGGTGTATGGATTTCAATCTGTGAATTTTCTTCTAGAATCCAAGTATGTAGTTCATCAGGCTTTTAAGGTTGTCAAGTTGCACTCATAAGAGGGAATGCCAAACAAGAGCACACTCATATATTTGTTAGCATCCTTAACATAGGGAATGAGCATGAAACACACTAATACCACCCTATATGAAATCTGTCAACTAGTGTACAAGAGATGATATGGAGCTTAGGCATTTTGGAAAAAATATGCAACTCTTGAAGACTGCAAATATGCTTAAGCTGTTGTATGATCAGCTGCGACATCAATGCCATGCCACCCTAAACTTGGAAGTTGCAAGTTGCTCAAACAGTTGATGATCTGCCGCACAACCTGCATAGTTGATCAAGATGTTGTTGATGTGCTGCACTGCTAGTAGGTTGTTGCAATTATTGTATCAAGTCCTTCTGTCCCTTGTGTATATGATTCTTAAGTTAGGAACTTGAGCTTTATCCATGTTGATTAACTTCCTTGCCACACTAGGTAattcctgaaaattatgaaactgaACTGTACCCGTAAAATTAACAGCTAAGTTAGTTAAAAAAACTTGCCACTGCATTCCCTTCTTTGAATATGTGCTGAATCAGTGAGGTCTGATACGTCCTCCTTCTATTGATCTCCTTAACTATTAGAATAATGCTCCAAGGCACTTCCCATTCACTAGATATAAACTTCTTAATGGATAAGGAGTCAATTTCAATTATTAATGGCCACAGGTTGTGACTTTTACAATATGGAACACCATCCCTTAGAGCCACAACTTCTGCAATCAAACATGATCCATCATCAGTAAGTTTCTTTCCTTCAGCATATATAAGATCACCACAGTCATTTCTCACACAAAAGGTAGCTGAACTAGGACTAGGATCACCTTTTGCTGCACCATCAGTGTTCAATTTGAACCATCCTATAGGTGAAAAGTCCCATCTTACAACAACACAGGTAATGCCAGGTTGGAAACTTTCCACATATTTGACTATATCAGGCCATTTGTGTGGTATGTCCTGCCATGCAGGGAATTTAACTTTACAGAACCTATGAATGTTTTCCTGGATCTCGTGCAATACTCTATATAATGACAAAGTCCCCCATGCATTTTAGtatttctccacttccatatctgcCACAAGATCATGGCAGGAACAGTTCTAAACACCACTTTCAGCTTATAGTGACAATCAGCCTCCCACCAGATTTGACTAGCATGCTCGACATTATGACATACCATGGATATCCCTGCAGCATTAGAGAAGAATTTCCACATTTTGCTTGCTACTTCTCCATTAAGAAACAATGATCAATTATTTCTTGTTGATGTGCACTACAACAATAGCACCTAGAAACCAAAGGAATACCAATACTTTGCAACACCTCATGAACTGGTATCTTAAACTTCCACATCCTCCATAGCAGAAAGTTGATCTTGAAAGGCACCCCTTTTATCCACACCTGCTTATAAACCTGTGAGTAGTGTGCTCTTTGTCTTAATAATTCCCATGCACTATAAATTGTGAATTTTCCAgtacttgtcatcatccaccagGGCTTGTCCCATTGACCTTCTTCAATATGGACTTTCAACTCCTTTACAACATGATTAGCAATTTCCTCAGGCAAATAATGATGCAGCCATCCCTCATTCCATCCATTTTCAGTAGTAAAGTGACTCACATCCTCTATACTTTCATCAGGAATGCAGTCATTAGGAACAACATAGTGTAATGCTTCTAATTTAGTCCAGTTGTCATACCAAATGTTAGCAGTACCACTTGTGTTTTCCACCAGATCTCTTGTTCAATGCTATCTCTAGCTTCTAACACCATTTTCCATACTTGAGATCCTCCTTTCCATGTAACATATTGTTGATACTGCTTTTTACAGTATTTATTCCAAAGGAAGTTTGCCCGAAGAGAGTTGGAAGTCCTAAATCTCCACCATAGTTTCGCATTCAAAGCCTTGGATACATAATAAAGGGACCTGAATACCAATCCACCTTCTTCAACTGGAAAACACATCTTTAATCAGGCAGCCCAATGTCTACCCTTCACATCCTCTTTGACCAGAAAAACATAGCAAAAATTTGATGAATCTCCTTGATCACACACTTTGGAGGCCTTATAGCTGATATAATATGGATAGGAACACTCTGAAGCACACTCTTGATTAATACTGCCTTGCCTCCTGGTGAAAGAAGCTTACTTTTCCAGGCTTGCAATTTGTCTCTAATCCTCTTAATAAGGTATGTATAATCAACTTTCCTTTTCCTTGCATGAGTTATTGGGCAGCCTAAGTAAGTAAAAGGAATGTTTCCTCTTTTAAAACTAGTGAGCTGCTCAACTTGCTGCACTAATACATTGGAGACCTTAGAATGCATGTAGAAAGAACTTTTTCTCTTTTTAATCAATTGACCAGAGCTGTCTTCATAAGCCTTCAGAGTATCCATAATTAGCTCCAATGATTTTGCATCAGCTGAAGCAAAAACTATGgtgtcatctgcataagccaagtGATTAAGATTGGCATTCCATACCCTTTGAAAGCTTGATCATCAAATAATGCATTAAGAGCCCTTGTTAGTACTTCAACAGATAGTATGAATAAGGCAGGTGATAAAGGACCCCCCTGCTTAACTCCTCTTGATGAATGAAAAAAACCATAAGCCTTTCCATTTACTAGTATTGAATACCAGTTGTTAGCTAGTATCCTCTATATTATATCAATACACTGCTCAGAAAATCCCATTCTCCTCAGAACCTTCACCATAAATACCTAAGAGACTCTATCATAGGCCTTAGTCATGTCCAATTTGATGACTACATTAGCTAGCTTGCCTCTTAACCTTATATCAGAAACAATCTCTTGGGTTAGCAAAACATTCTCAATGATATTTTTGCCCTTTACAAAACCTGATTGATTGGCAGATATCAATCTAGGTAGGGCCTTCTCCAATTTGTTATGCACCACCCTAGAGATAACTTTGTTGATAAAGTTACTAAGGCTAATAGGCCTTATGTCAGAAAAGCTTACCACTTCATTCTTCTTAGGCAACAAAACCAGGTTTGTATGAGTAATAGACTTAGGCAAAGTTTGACCCTCAAAGAACACCTTCACCAGATTAAATACACCAACACCAACAGTTTCCCAATAGCATTGATAAAAAATACATGTGAGTCCATCTGGACCACTAGCACTATCCCCTGATAATTCAAACACAACCTGCTTGATCTCTTCAAGTGTTGGGATAACAACAATGTCTGTATTTTCCTCATGTGAAAGCATACTAGGAATATGATCCAATATAGCCATTTCAGATTGAAAGTTCTACATTGAATCTTGATTGAATTGCTTCTAATAAAAGGAGATGGCCTCATCAGCTATCTCATTAGCACTTTCTATCCAGTTACCATCAGCATTTTGAATCCTCATAATCAGAGTTCTTTTCCTCCTACTATTGACAATATTGTGAAAAAATCTGGTGTTTCTATCCCCGTCAGCAAAGCAATCATAGCCAGACTTTTGCCTCCAAAACTCCTCTTCATAGTGCAAGTATCTCTTAAGTTCATCTTGAGCTCTTTGTAACGCCATTCTATTAACTTTAGTAGGAGACTATTCAAACAACTGTTCTTTAATGCTCACAATGTCCTCTCTAATAGTTAACTGCGTGAATATGTCCCCAAACACCTGCCTGCTCCATGCTGATAAAACAGCTTTAATTTTCttcactttctttttaaaagataAGAATACCTCCCTTTCCTCTTCTGCGTGCGAGTTCTGAGTTACAACTGATTGGAAAGATTCATGATCTACCCAAAACTTCAGAAATTTGAAAGGCCTAATAAATTGCTACTGTTGTTCATTACAGGATAACAACAAAGGAGCATGGTCAGAACTAGTCCTAGCAAAATGGTCCACTTCAATGAGACCATACCATTGCTGCATCAAATTATTATATAGATTTCTATCAAGCCTTTTGAAGATACACTGCCCATCAGATCTCCCATTCCGCCAAGTGAAAGGGCTTCCTTTAAAACCTGCTTCACTTAGTTCACATGAGTTAATACAAAATGCAAAGTCTTCATATTCAGATGGCAATACTGGCAGTCCACCAATCTTCTCTTCCTCATTCAAGATCACATTAAAATCACCCCCTATCAGCCAAGGAGCTACCATCTTATCAACTAGAACATAAAGACTATTCCACAAAGCTAATCTTTCCATTGCATCACACTTTGCATAGACCATGGTGACAAACATAATCTTGTTCATCTGTTGGAAAGTAAGCTTACA includes these proteins:
- the LOC132611891 gene encoding uncharacterized protein LOC132611891, with amino-acid sequence MPLGRSGFFINTDIDVDIVWDDSQQISCKLTFQQMNKIMFVTMVYAKCDAMERLALWNSLYVLVDKMVAPWLIGGDFNVILNEEEKIGGLPVLPSEYEDFAFCINSCELSEAGFKGSPFTWRNGRSDGQCIFKRLDRNLYNNLMQQWPFKFLKFWVDHESFQSVVTQNSHAEEEREVFLSFKKKVKKIKAVLSAWSRQVFGDIFTQLTIREDIVSIKEQLFE